Part of the Antechinus flavipes isolate AdamAnt ecotype Samford, QLD, Australia chromosome 2, AdamAnt_v2, whole genome shotgun sequence genome is shown below.
ACAAGAAGTACACCCCAGTAAAATCTTAGTGGCTTAGGCTCCctgttctccttttcttctcgGAAGGCAGTGGTCCTCCTAGCAGCCATGACAAAATATTAGAGAAACTCACCTTAACTGAAAATTCTTTAATCCCCTGCCTGCCCTCTGACTGAATCCATAGGAACTTCACCCTTTGTGGGGCTGCTTGGGTCTCACAGCTGTCCATCACCTGGTTGCAGCTTCCCACGACTAGGGGTTGGAGCTGGGGTGACTGGACATTCAGCAATTGTTTCTGGCTTCCAGGGAGACTGGGCCTTTCCCAAACCAGGAGTGGGGGCGGGTGGTGGGGCTTGTGTAGAACGGTTCCAAATTTACTTTCCTGGGACCACCCAGTTTCTGCCCATGATGTACAGATGAGGAGAGGAGAGCTTTCTCCAAGTCACGCAGCATGTCACTGGTGACACACCCTACACTCCCTACACTCCTACTGAGCACATGGCTCTTTGTACCAATTTGCTTCATGGACTTAGGCGAGCAGAGATTTCTAAGGTCATCTCGTCCAACTCCCTTGTTTTAGACATGGGACCCATGGAGATTAAGGGATTTGTTCAAAGTCTTATAGATACTAAATTGCaagggtgggatttgaatccaaggtaGGAAGGTGTTGACTTACTTTATGAGCACTGGGTAAAAAGTGAGAAATCCACAGGGCTACTCCGAGGAtcagttttagagctggaagagactttagaggccatctagtctgaacccttagagatgaggaaactgagatccagaaagctCAAAAAACTTGCCTAGGATTAGCGACTATGTGACTGAGTAGATGTCCTCCTCATTTAGTCCTCCTGAGCTTTTTGCTTTGACTCATGCATTCATGTAGTCAGGACTAGCTTTCAGCACACAGGGGTCAGACAAACCTGTCTTTGGggtcttcctttccccatctctcaCCCCGTGTTTCATCTTTATTCTTGTTTAGCTAATCAAAGAGACTTGTCGATAATTAAGGTGTCAGCTAATAATGAAGAATGCTCTGTCCAGGAGTATTTGCATTTAAAGGAAGATTCTTTAAGGCCTAAAGAAATAAAGGCAATAGGGCTGTCTTTAATTTGGTATCATCCTTGGTTATTCTGTGGGCACCGTTCTACCTGTGAAGTCTGCTCTGCTTCCACTCATCCCCTCATTCCACTGTTCTAAGGCTCATTCTGGGGCAGGGGTGGAATCCCTCATGTTTTCAGATGAGCTTCATGGCAGTCACTTCCCTCCCCAGAATCAGATGACTATAATAGTTGTAATTCTTagcctttcattttcaaaaccaTACCATACACCAATTATATGTCTGGGTTATGGCCTTGACCTCTCTCaccaaggactttttttttttgctaaagccaGTCGTCTGTACAATGTCATTGCTGGCTGGCGGGATCTCTGTTCCCTAAACCACTATAAAGAGTGGTCTGGAAATGGGGCCAGATGAAAAAGCCTCTTCTCCATAGTAATGTCAAAGGTaaggtttatttctttttttttttttttttccagcagggCCCGGGAGTCAGTACCATTCAGCAGTCCACCTCTGCCAAGTTAATCTGCTTTCTCTTATTTCAAagctatatatgtacatatattttatagttatGTATAGATcggaaaaggaaacaggaaaatagAAAGACAACACAGGAaattccccccactccctccccccaagTCAAATGCAACAGAACCAACCTCAGATAAGAATTTGTACAAAGTAAGAGTTTGGTTCAAGCTTCTGTTATAACATCAGACCATTGAGAACACCAAGCCTGGAAAAGATACTTACACCAAAGCTTCACTGACTATTGCCCCACTCAAGGATGAATTAACTGGGCAAATCTAATATGCTATAGAAcaaggcaggaggaggaggagaagaaagaaaatcaagaataCCAAAAGTGGTGAATCTTTCAGGTACTTTGAAACTTCTTCTGTGGAATTAAAAGCCTTCCGGGAATGAGAGGAAATTATCTTGTCATGGTGCACACAATATTTATAAACCAACCACAACTTTTAAAATGATAGTTTGCCCTTTGCCAAGAGCATGTCTTCTATGTAGAAGTTTTAATCGAGAGTTCAGTGAGGAGTACCTCCTTCTCTGGTTGTGAGCAGACTGGTCATAAGGGGACTATCCATCCATATCCCACATCCTATGCAGTGTAGTCTTGGAGGAGAAATCCCCAGAGACAGAACTGAGGGTGTCCAGAGAGAAGCTCAGCCACGTGGATTTTTCCAGGCAGCCTCATTTCCTGTACACTTTAAAAGATATATAGTTCAACAATCTGCCACCAAAGAGTAAGTATCACCTTTTACTAAATAGAAAATGATTGGAGATCCACACAAATGGCTGCCTTCATtgggggctaagtgatttgcccatcaGAATTAGAGGATTTCTCCAATCAGTTAAAACAGATTTATTTCTTCTCCTGGACCTCATGGATATGTACCAGTGATGGTGGGTTGTGTGTTCAGGTTAAAATACTTGGGAGGAAATTGTAACTGGTGGACGGGAGGTCTGTTGAAACAATTAGGTGGATCCTGCTGTTTATGCCTGCAGATCAATGTTCAATGTGGGTGGGAGGCAGGAGAAGAGGCAAACTGGTTTCTGGCTTCTAGGACAATGACAAACTCCAAGGACTGTTCTAGCAGAGAAGTTCCTATGTCAACCAGTAAGAGCTCATCTCGCTTTGTCCAAGGAGGcttaggcatatatatatatatatatatatatatatatatatttgcatgtgtgtgtgtgtgtgtgtgtgtgtgtgtgtgtgtgtgtggtgcaCCTGCATGCCTGACTAAGGAAGTCTCCAGGCAAATTTGggtcacttttttttctcagccctctctgtttttttgtgtgtgtctgtctatgcTGAGGGCAGGACAAGAGCCCATTATTACACACATTAGGTGATATGTTAATAGTTTTatcttcattctctccttcctcatgcATCCTGCTCCCTTTCTACCAATGGGGTCACCCAAAGTCAGAAGCCACTTTGGATCCAAAGGGATCTAGGGTCAGCAGAAGTGGAGATCCTGATAAGAGGAATACCTTCATGGCCGGTGGGGAGTGGAGGAGGCTGTGTGATTCTACCTGCCAATATCAGGCAGCCATTTGATATGTGAGACAAGATACCGGCCGTGGTGACCCTCAGAACAGTTCTGGGAATCAGAGATAGACTGGTACCAAAATTTCTTCCCTACAATGGCAGCTATGGCTTAAACACCTTAATTCCTGggttcctccttcccccattcccacGCTACATATCCACTTTCACTCTCTGATTATCATCTCTTAGCCGGAATTTAGCCAATTTTGCTTCTGAGGCTCTTCCTTAAACAATGACCTTCCTGACTGTCCCATATCATGGGgacctttccctcttctcttcctacaGCTTGTATTCCTCATTGGGTATTAAACTTAGACCAGACTGCCTGCTACTATTAAATATGCTGTTGTATGCCCTGCTTCCCCAACTAGATTTTCccctctttgagggcaggggatgtgttttctacttttttgtgCCCTTTATAGTGCCTAATGCAGAGCTGGGCACACAGTGGGGGCTCAGGAAATAGTCTGCCCATTGACGGAATGACTTGCTCTGTTGATGATCATTGGACTACCAAAATACATTCATCATCTTATAAGCTCTCTCAGTCAGATCCGCTGGTGGGTTACTCAGGGGTGAAACTAATGTTCAGTCTGGAGGAAGGACTGAAAGCTCCCAAATCAAAGAATGATGAAGCTGCAAGGACCTTAAGTACCATCTAGTCAAAATCCCGTTTTTACAAGTAGAGAAACTGAGACCACTCcatgcccatggtcacacagtgaATCAGTGGCAAAGCTACTCCTAGGAGCCGGGTCTCAATCCCCAGTCCAATGTTCCTCTCCCATTGCCAGATCTGGGGTCGGACAGGGCTCAGACATCCGTGCTGATGCTCCGGCTTCGGGAGAAAGCTTCCCGCATGGCAGAGAGGCGGTTGGGGTTGAGGGCCTGAAGACCACCAAAGGTTACCGGCAGCTCTATGTCTTCCTGACTGATGTTCTTATAGTTGATGCGCTCACCCCCATTTCGAACTTCCTCTGGTTCCTGAAGGAAGAATGTTGGTGGTTCATAGTGGGAGCAGCTGGGGCAGATGGTACGGCACTGGGGGGATTTCTGattgaaagatgaggaagaagatggGTAGAGTGAGGGTCCGTTAGTCAGCACAATATTTCGGTTGGAGTGGAGTGGTGGGACGTGGGAGTGGACAGCAAAGTCGGGctcttcctcatcctcttctGACTCATCTTTCTTGCAACAGTAATACTGGATGCAGAAGAAGAAATAACACTTAGTGTTTTTAACATCGCAAAGATACTTTCACATTCATCATCATACCTGACTCTTATAACACCCTAGGGAGCTAGGCAGgtgtttatttatctttattttattatcttttatttttattatatttaaaataaaataggacttctatttttatttttattatatttaaaataggaCTTCTATATTAAAGTCCaatgtcttccttcttttattactAACATTATAGAGATAGAAACTCCTAGGATGAGACAATGGCAGAGTCGGGCATCAAGCTGGAACTGCCTGTCCTGTATGCCTCTGATGTCTGACTTTCCCTTTCCCAGCTTCCTTTTCAGACTTCAATAGGCGATCGTTCTCTAGAAGCTAGGAACAAACTGAGCTGGAGAACATAGCTTCGCCCAGTCCAACCCAATTCGATAAAGCACATATCATTACTGTACCTGAAGCCTACAGTAACATAGGACTGCGATGATGCAGAGCAAAATAACTGTTGCTAATATTCCACCTGTGATGACCACAGTCCCGGCTGTCATTCGCCCGCTTCTCCATTAACTGCCTGAAAGACACAAGCAAGCTTTGAAAAATGCGCAGAAAGAAGATGCTGAGTTAAGGAAGCCCGGGGTAATGGGAGTCAACAAGCCAGAAGGGAAATGCCCAGAGCCCACTCAGGATTTAGGGCGTCCTAAACAGCCAGGTTTCCAGGAAGGCAGCCAGTGAGGGGGAAAAGGGCTAACTTTGTAGGGCCAGAAGATGGAGAGTTGAAAAAGGCCCAAAGGTTccattccctcatttttcagaagaggaaattaagctGAAGTCCTATGGCAAAGGTAAAGAGCTGATTGGAACCCAAATTGGAACCTAAACGGAggctgcttaaaaaaaaagacttgaagttCTCATAGTTTGAGTCATTAAAAGGTAAAGTGggtcttacccctttcccttttGGCCATACCTTCTCTCCTCAGGCTCTtcttaagaaggaaggaaataagcatttattaagtacctactttgtgaCAGATTTTGTGCTAGCTgtgttacaaatatcatctcatttaatccttgcaACAAACCTGGAAGTAGGgcctattattatccctattttacaattgaggaaactgaggcataaagaggTTAACTGAATTTGCTCAGAGAAactctgaggctagatttgaattcagtttcctCCAAGTCTTAGgcattcttcttttaaaagtgCTCTTATGCATTTTAACCTGGATAAATTTTGGGGAACTGGAGAAAAGGATTAGAAGCCTTCAGGGAGTCAGTTCTTACATATCTCTGATTAATCAATATCTTGATACATTTAGAGGAGGGTGGTGGTGAACTAATGGTTGATTGGGGGCCAAAGGCTTATTTTATTAAAGTGTTTGtatgcttattttttaaaggggAGTGGTGATGGATGTTGGATCCAGGAAAATTACTTGGTGCATTCATTTCCAAATCTGGGAAATTGGGATAATAAATCATCTGTGTTTCTCTACCTAACAGGGAATGATGAAGACAAGTGAGGGAATTCATGTGAAAGGCTATTCAGAATCAAGTCACTAAGGCAATCTACTGTTATCTGTGGTAGAAAATGGGTAAAAATGAGGAATCTAGTTAATCTCACTTATGATTCATAATAGTTCTTTACCCTCTTAAAAGCATTTCCATATCCATTATCTTATTCAATCTTCACTACAACCTGGTGAGGGAGGCAGGACAGGGATTATTTATTGCACTTTAAATAGATTCAAAGAAATTAGATTACTTTGTTTTAAATCATTCAACTAGTAAATGACAGAATTGAGACCAGAATTTGGGTATCATAATAGGACCCTCTCTAACTCTTAAACACTCCTATTTGCAGcctttttcctggttcttttctttttctctatcataCCTCATTCCCTTAacttataaactctttgaaggctgGGACTGATGGTGAAATCAACTGGATTTGAAAGGAGCCCTGGATTCTAGTCCTGGATCCCACATCTACCACCTTTTTTGTGAGCCTTAGCTTCCTGGTCTATAAAACAGCtataataatacatttatgtACTATTAACCTGAAGAGGTTGTAGGGAAAGCtctttttgtaaaccttaaaaaatgatatagaaaTGTGAAGTTATTAGCACTGATGTTTTTCATTTCTAGATTCCCAGAAGCCAGCACCAgatttaacaccttgtaagtgcctaataaatattcCTGAATTCCTTGCTGAATGTGAACGTCCAGGCTTCAGGACTTTGCCAGCCTGCAAGAAATGGCGGTCCCTGATAGAGAAATCCTAGATAGCCCCAAATATCTAtaggcagctctttttgtagtaataaAGAATTGGGAAAAATAGATTCCCCCTTTGTTTTATGAAGGGCTAAAgaatgtgatatataaatgtaatggggTATTATTGTGCTGtttgaaatgatgaatatgaggaactcagagaatcatgggaagatatatataaattaatgagACTGACCTGGGTACCCTTAGGAGAAAAgcatatacaatgactacaaggTAAATGGAAAGCATGAAgacagtgaaagaaagaaaaaaaacctcattgcttttaaattattaaaactatGCTTGACTCCAGGgaagtgatatatgaatgtatctccctcccttctttgttgAGGTAGGGACCCAGAATATGGGATACtgtatccatctatccatctatccatctatctatctatctatccatttatctatctatctacctacctacccaCTTACCTATATCTGTATCTGACTTGGTTTACATATTGGCTAGTTTTTCTAAACTATTTctacctccctcctccttttcattctttcttacaGTTCCTATAAGAGATGACTCtctgagaaggggaagggaaggaatatattaagaaacaaaggtgatataaaaataaaagagatcaataaaaatttttttataaaaaccaAGCCTCCAGGTTGGTTCTCCTAAACCAGTAGCTCTCCTCTACCTCCAGAGGCCTTTAGAGTTAGAATCTAACACCCCACCTCCCCCAGCCACTGAATTCTCTTTGATGGGTCAATGTGTCTGATGTAGAAAATGATCTTCTCAAATCCTATCCTTTGCTCTGGTGTGAGATCAGGATGTCAATTCTGGAGGCCCCACAAGTCACAAATACAGTTTCCCTCCATCTATATAACTTCCTTGGATTTTTACCAAGTAATTTGTACTACACCAAGTAATTacttgagtcatttcagttgatACTTATGACAACCCTCAATGAGAGGACTGAACTAGattagagattcttttttttttttaattatttatttaatatttcccccagttacatttaaaacaatttttttacattaatttttaaaacttttgaattccagcttctctcccttatccccaccccagTCCCCATTAAAAAAGCACCTGTCAAGTTCcataagtcatgttgtaaaagaaaacatagatcagagattcttaacctgtcatatgtaaactttttaaaagtttgataataatacttcaatatatttggtttcctttgtaatcctgtgtattttattttgtgtatttaaaaatattattctaagaagggagCCATAGATTTCATCAGACAGTGAAAGGGCTCCATGGCACACAAAGGGTTAAGAACTTCTGATCATCAGGATTCCTTCTAGCTATGACTCCTAGGAGCCCTGTTTTGGAAATATGTCCACTACCTGGGGTTAAGGAGTTTTTAGATGACTATGGACTCTCACATTAATCATTCACTATTAGAACTagtattctcttattttatagatgaggaaattgaggcttacaGAGGTTGTAATTTGTCCAAGTTTATAGTTAgaaagagtcaggatttgaactctaggtCCCTTAACTCAACATAATATTCTTTCCATGATACTATAGAGATAAGGAATGGACTCCCTCTCTGGGCAATTACTGCAGAAGTAATTTGCtgaaggtcacatagctatttaATGTCATAACTAGGACCAGAACTCAGGTTTTTTGAAGTCCAGTTTGGGGATAAACTAATTTTTTGCTGTACCTCCTGGAGGATATGCCTTTGGCAAGGGAAAGGGAATCGTTTTCAAAAGTCCTTTGGGACCATTAAGGTTTTGCAGGTTCCGAGTCCCAACCTGGGGTTGAGGAAGGGCCTAGCAAGtggggcacacacacacacacacacacacacacacacacactcataccaGCTCTTGCAAAGCCCAACAGACAGTCTTGGCCTGGCGGGCTGCCAATCAAGTTTGAGCCAGCTGGCCCTGCCTGGGTCCTGCTGACTACAAGAGTAAGACAAGCACAGAATCCAAGTACATGGTGTGTAAGGAGGGAGGGCTGAAGGCTGGCAGGGCAGATGGAAGTGGGGGTCTCGATGGCCGAGACGGGGATCCCTCCTGAGTCTTGTGTCCTGGAAAATTTCACGTTCCTTCTTATGTCCAGTTGGGTGAACAGAAACAAACTGGGCAGTGGAtctcagagagggaggaagagttTTTAAGTTGCATGCTTTCC
Proteins encoded:
- the FAM163B gene encoding protein FAM163B, which gives rise to MTAGTVVITGGILATVILLCIIAVLCYCRLQYYCCKKDESEEDEEEPDFAVHSHVPPLHSNRNIVLTNGPSLYPSSSSSFNQKSPQCRTICPSCSHYEPPTFFLQEPEEVRNGGERINYKNISQEDIELPVTFGGLQALNPNRLSAMREAFSRSRSISTDV